In a single window of the Lytechinus pictus isolate F3 Inbred unplaced genomic scaffold, Lp3.0 scaffold_308, whole genome shotgun sequence genome:
- the LOC135159698 gene encoding uncharacterized protein LOC135159698, whose amino-acid sequence MVPTPGTLLPSKTPSPLEKIRSAGPPAPSPPCPAARSRRVPLPARPARGKSKHGPWPPRHPAHPGQTPDAASDGAHPGDAASPGDPVSAGKNPPSGPPAPSPPSPAARSRWVPLPARPARGKSKAGPWPPRHPAHPGQTPDAASDGTHPGDPASPLDPLAAGRKTPPDKHRLQHASQCEIHTEGDTGRPDGAAAEGSGRPGQTEDGESDGAHRGEPAPSDDPVLAGNSPASGPPAPSPAVGRSDGQNLLPTPGWVSGGVGSACGALSARCVEICRSESSADARVGEREGRLGMRGAVGPLRRDLPVTISRHLLRG is encoded by the coding sequence atggtgCCCACCCCGGGGACCCTGCTTCCCTCGAAGACCCCGTCTCCGCTGGAAAAAATCCGGTCAGCGGGCCCCCCGGCTCCTTCCCCGCCGTGTCCAGCCGCCCGGTCGAGGAGGGTGCCGCTGCCGGCCCGACCCGCCCGTGGAAAATCGAAGCACGGGCCCTGGCCGCCCCGGCACCCGGCCCACCCCGGGCAAACCccggacgccgcgtccgatggtgCCCATCCCGGGGACGCTGCATCCCCGGGTGACCCCGTCTCCGCTGGAAAAAATCCGCCCAGCGGGCCCCCTGCTCCTTCCCCGCCGAGCCCAGCCGCCCGGTCGAGGTGGGTGCCGCTGCCGGCCCGACCCGCCCGTGGAAAATCGAAGGCCGGGCCCTGGCCGCCCCGGCACCCGGCCCACCCCGGGCAAACCccggacgccgcgtccgatggtACCCACCCCGGGGACCCTGCGTCCCCGCTTGACCCCCTGGCAGCAGGACGAAAGACCCCTCCCGATAAACACCGCTTACAACACGCAAGTCAATGCGAAATTCACACCGAGGGCGACACCGGACGACCCGACGGCGCAGCGGCGGAGGGCTCGGGCCGCCCTGGGCAAACCGAGGACGGCGAATCCGATGGTGCCCACCGCGGGGAGCCTGCGCCCTCGGACGACCCCGTTCTCGCGGGAAACAGTCCGGCGAGCGGACCCCCGGCCCCTTCCCCCGCTGTCGGCCGATCCGACGGTCAGAATCTCCTGCCGACTCCTGGCTGGGTGAGCGGGGGTGTCGGCTCGGCATGCGGGGCGCTgtcggcccgctgcgtcgagaTCTGCCGGTCGGAATCGTCTGCCGACGCCCGGGTGGGTGAGCGGGAGGGTCGGCTCGGCATGCGGGGCGCTgtcggcccgctgcgtcgagaTCTGCCCGTCACAATCTCCCGCCATCTCCTGCGTGGGTGA